A region of bacterium DNA encodes the following proteins:
- the groL gene encoding chaperonin GroEL (60 kDa chaperone family; promotes refolding of misfolded polypeptides especially under stressful conditions; forms two stacked rings of heptamers to form a barrel-shaped 14mer; ends can be capped by GroES; misfolded proteins enter the barrel where they are refolded when GroES binds): MAKDILFSDKARKKLLAGVNKLANTVRTTLGPKGRNVILDKGFGTPEITNDGVTIAKEVELENKFENMGAEIVKEVAEKTNDTAGDGTTTATVLAQAIINKGFERLSRAPLNPMGLKLGLSEGAKSLIQELKKISKKVSTKEEIAQVATISAENAEIGNVISEAMEEVGKDGVITVEESQTVGLEKEVVEGMQFDEGYISPYMITDASRMEAVLEDPYILIYDGKISALNDFLPVLEKIAQAGKKDLLIIAEEVEGEALATLVVNKLKGTLNAVAVKAPGFGDRRKEMLQDIAILTGGQVVSEELGMKLENADLTMLGEARKVIVTKETTTIVDGKGSKRDIEARIKQIRAELEKTDSEFDKEKLQERLAKLSGGVGVIKVGAATEAEMKYLKAKIEDALAATQAAVEEGIVPGGGIALLVAKKALEKTNTSTKEAEEFKGSFEAGIAILAEACQEPIKQMVYNAGYDPENVVKKLETENKDTKGTYLGYDVKNNEYVDMLKSGIIDPVKVVRLALENAVSAASTLLTTEAAVAEKEEKKDAPQAGNDEMGMQM, translated from the coding sequence ATGGCAAAAGATATTCTCTTTTCAGACAAAGCGAGAAAAAAACTTTTAGCAGGAGTAAACAAATTAGCCAACACTGTCCGCACCACTCTTGGCCCCAAAGGAAGAAACGTAATTTTGGATAAGGGTTTTGGGACTCCGGAAATTACTAATGACGGGGTGACTATTGCCAAAGAGGTAGAGCTTGAAAATAAGTTTGAAAATATGGGAGCTGAAATCGTTAAGGAGGTAGCGGAAAAAACTAATGATACTGCTGGCGATGGAACTACTACAGCTACAGTTTTGGCTCAAGCCATTATCAATAAAGGGTTTGAACGCCTTTCCCGTGCTCCTCTTAACCCTATGGGGCTTAAGTTAGGACTCTCTGAAGGAGCCAAATCACTAATCCAAGAGTTAAAAAAGATCTCTAAAAAAGTTTCCACCAAAGAAGAAATTGCCCAAGTAGCAACTATCTCTGCTGAAAACGCTGAAATTGGCAATGTTATCTCTGAAGCTATGGAAGAAGTTGGCAAAGACGGTGTTATCACAGTAGAAGAATCACAAACCGTTGGTTTAGAAAAAGAAGTTGTAGAAGGGATGCAGTTTGACGAAGGTTATATATCCCCATATATGATTACTGATGCCAGCCGAATGGAAGCTGTCCTAGAAGATCCTTATATTTTAATTTATGATGGCAAAATATCTGCTCTTAATGATTTTCTCCCTGTTTTAGAAAAAATTGCTCAAGCAGGGAAAAAAGATCTCTTAATTATTGCTGAAGAGGTTGAAGGTGAAGCTTTAGCCACTTTGGTGGTGAATAAACTTAAAGGCACCTTAAATGCAGTAGCGGTTAAGGCTCCTGGATTTGGTGATAGACGCAAAGAGATGTTGCAGGATATCGCTATTTTAACTGGCGGACAGGTAGTTTCTGAAGAATTGGGAATGAAATTAGAAAACGCTGACCTAACTATGCTTGGTGAAGCCCGCAAAGTCATTGTCACCAAAGAAACAACTACTATTGTTGACGGTAAAGGGAGCAAAAGAGATATTGAAGCCAGAATCAAACAGATCAGAGCAGAGTTAGAAAAAACTGATTCAGAATTTGACAAAGAAAAACTCCAAGAAAGATTAGCTAAGCTCTCAGGAGGTGTAGGCGTTATTAAAGTAGGGGCAGCCACAGAAGCAGAAATGAAATACCTCAAAGCTAAAATTGAAGACGCTTTGGCTGCCACTCAAGCAGCGGTAGAAGAGGGAATCGTTCCCGGTGGTGGCATTGCTTTGCTTGTAGCTAAAAAAGCTTTGGAAAAAACCAACACTTCCACAAAAGAAGCTGAAGAGTTCAAAGGCAGCTTTGAAGCTGGTATAGCTATACTGGCTGAAGCCTGCCAAGAACCCATTAAACAAATGGTTTATAACGCTGGCTATGATCCTGAAAATGTAGTCAAAAAACTAGAAACAGAAAACAAGGACACAAAAGGAACATACCTTGGCTATGATGTTAAAAACAATGAGTATGTTGATATGCTTAAAAGCGGAATTATTGACCCAGTCAAGGTCGTGCGTTTGGCTTTAGAAAATGCAGTTTCAGCCGCCTCAACCCTTTTAACTACTGAGGCAGCAGTAGCTGAAAAAGAGGAGAAAAAAGACGCGCCTCAAGCTGGCAACGACGAAATGGGAATGCAGATGTAA
- a CDS encoding co-chaperone GroES codes for MKIMPLGNRVLIEPQEEEQKTESGIVLPDTAEKEKSQIGKVLAVGKGEAVKKLKLKKNDLVVLDKFGPTEVEIEEKKYLLAEPTHILALLK; via the coding sequence ATGAAAATTATGCCTTTGGGCAACAGAGTTTTAATTGAGCCTCAAGAAGAGGAACAAAAGACTGAATCGGGCATTGTTCTGCCTGATACTGCTGAAAAAGAAAAATCACAAATAGGAAAGGTGCTGGCTGTAGGCAAAGGAGAAGCGGTTAAAAAGCTCAAACTTAAAAAGAATGATTTGGTAGTTTTGGACAAATTCGGGCCAACAGAAGTTGAAATTGAAGAGAAAAAATATCTCTTGGCTGAACCAACCCATATCTTGGCATTATTAAAATAA
- a CDS encoding type II/IV secretion system protein, with product MIQPSDIIKHVVLQSRDKAEEEETKARARALGLGYVNLKISPVQIEVLHILGDDVSKKYRLIPYLKMGRLVRIATDQVNKEKEAILEKLSSDLKLKLQLVLASPSSVAHGLGLLEKTKDLFLKRKTEKITISAGQIQKAIKTLAALQSVIKTIPITQLLELILAGAVGTRASDVHIVPRKQGAVLRFRVDGALQVVTILSEEAFKGLASRIKYLAKMEINRHHVPQDGSFGFRYENKDLDIRVSCLPTIYGESFVLRILEASPKMLHLEKLGFSQQVIAAIQEAIQKPNGLILNTGPTGSGKTTTLYAILNILNKPNKKIITIEDPVEYKLPGAVQIPVTKEVDFANGLRSILRHDPDIIMVGEIRDRETAEIAVQASLTGHLVLSTLHTNNAAGAFVRLLDLGIKPFLLAGNVNLIIAQRLVRRICPYCRAKIKISPEKKEFYKRYFRVSQIPDILIVGQGCVYCHGTGFLGRVAIGEVIKPSKKLNALLQSSPTAEAIESLASKEGMVPMVRDGWNKVVQGITVPEEVIAKTSF from the coding sequence ATGATTCAGCCGTCAGACATAATCAAGCATGTTGTTTTGCAGTCTCGGGATAAGGCCGAGGAAGAGGAGACAAAGGCACGGGCTCGTGCTTTAGGCTTGGGTTATGTTAATCTTAAAATCTCTCCAGTACAGATAGAGGTTCTTCATATTTTAGGAGATGATGTTTCTAAAAAATATCGCTTGATTCCTTATTTAAAGATGGGGCGATTGGTGAGAATAGCTACAGATCAAGTTAATAAGGAAAAAGAAGCGATTTTAGAAAAACTGAGCTCAGATCTTAAGTTAAAACTGCAGCTGGTTTTAGCTTCGCCTTCTAGTGTTGCGCATGGTTTGGGCCTTTTAGAAAAAACAAAGGATCTGTTTTTAAAAAGAAAAACAGAAAAAATCACTATTTCTGCTGGCCAAATTCAAAAAGCAATAAAGACTTTAGCTGCTTTGCAGTCAGTTATTAAAACAATTCCCATTACCCAACTTTTAGAGTTAATTTTGGCTGGAGCTGTAGGCACTAGAGCTTCAGATGTGCATATTGTCCCCAGAAAACAGGGGGCGGTTTTGCGTTTCCGTGTAGATGGGGCTTTACAGGTAGTAACAATACTTTCTGAAGAGGCTTTTAAAGGTTTGGCTTCAAGAATTAAGTATTTAGCCAAAATGGAGATAAACAGACATCACGTTCCCCAAGACGGATCTTTTGGTTTTCGTTATGAAAATAAAGATTTAGACATTAGGGTTTCTTGTTTACCTACAATTTATGGTGAATCTTTTGTTTTAAGAATCCTTGAGGCAAGTCCTAAAATGCTTCATCTAGAGAAATTGGGGTTTAGCCAGCAGGTTATAGCAGCAATTCAAGAGGCTATACAAAAGCCTAATGGTTTGATTCTTAATACTGGTCCTACTGGCTCAGGAAAAACCACTACTTTGTATGCGATTTTAAATATTTTAAACAAACCAAATAAAAAAATTATTACTATTGAAGATCCTGTAGAGTATAAACTGCCGGGAGCAGTACAAATTCCAGTGACTAAAGAAGTGGATTTTGCCAATGGTTTACGTTCAATCTTAAGACACGATCCAGATATTATTATGGTGGGGGAGATAAGAGACAGAGAGACAGCTGAAATCGCTGTTCAGGCTTCTTTGACTGGCCATCTTGTTCTTTCTACTTTACATACCAATAACGCGGCTGGAGCCTTTGTCAGGCTTTTGGATTTAGGCATAAAGCCTTTTTTGTTGGCTGGAAATGTAAACTTAATTATTGCCCAGCGTTTAGTGAGACGAATTTGTCCCTATTGTCGGGCTAAAATTAAAATTTCTCCTGAAAAGAAAGAGTTTTATAAAAGATATTTTCGTGTTTCCCAAATTCCTGATATTTTAATAGTGGGTCAAGGGTGTGTTTACTGCCACGGTACAGGTTTTTTGGGACGAGTGGCTATTGGTGAAGTAATTAAACCTTCTAAAAAGCTCAATGCTCTACTTCAGTCTTCTCCTACAGCAGAAGCTATTGAAAGTTTAGCTAGCAAAGAAGGTATGGTACCAATGGTACGGGATGGTTGGAATAAAGTTGTTCAAGGGATTACTGTTCCAGAGGAAGTGATAGCAAAGACAAGTTTTTAG
- a CDS encoding TrbC/VirB2 family protein has translation MSFYKKRIKKIFQKAKLHLSLFVFYLSQTVEESGTNPATNNNEGIQALFSRVANIVNFCLTLLVPIAVIALIIAGFQYITSGGNPEIMQKAKTNLLWIVIGMLAIVGAKSLIILVLSTLGINYSLFGL, from the coding sequence ATGTCTTTCTATAAAAAAAGAATTAAAAAAATCTTTCAAAAAGCAAAACTGCATCTCAGTTTATTTGTTTTTTATTTAAGCCAAACAGTAGAAGAGTCGGGAACCAACCCAGCAACAAATAATAACGAAGGTATCCAAGCTCTTTTTTCGCGAGTAGCAAATATTGTAAATTTTTGCCTTACTCTTCTTGTACCTATTGCTGTGATTGCTTTAATTATTGCTGGATTCCAATATATTACCTCTGGCGGCAATCCAGAAATAATGCAAAAAGCAAAAACTAATCTTCTTTGGATAGTAATAGGGATGCTGGCTATTGTGGGAGCTAAATCTTTAATTATACTTGTTTTAAGCACTCTGGGTATAAACTACTCACTTTTTGGCTTATGA
- a CDS encoding extracellular solute-binding protein — MKKLLLIGFLGVLALIAVNGLSCRRSTPQETKKLVFWAVDYKTSNFESTISKFEKSNKVQVETKEINKEDLEKELLNALATHQGPDVIMIDNDFLTEHLELFLPCVKEVKKNKVEYCSPDILKDNYASIVQSLVWDNKVYGYPYRVSTPVVFYNRKLFSGVRQELNISKMPYWWDDFIKIIQALTKKDSQGNIIQAGVALGTAKNNPIAQDILYSLMLQNGSKITSSSPPPLALFHLPITLENGGSVYPGVEALEFYSSFSYPKNKNYSFNLNFKEAWKAFAEEKVAVLIDYPERLDQIRYLNPQLQIGASLFPQIKNTENPIVYGKIHLFGIIKDSKNPVLAWDLARHLALTFSSRYIQKSDTKDWKKATSTASVWKNQVNFARSVYKDKYPEEIDQTIRKMIDDLAQGKIKPKPAIERAAEEINQLIPEK, encoded by the coding sequence ATGAAAAAACTACTTTTAATCGGTTTCTTGGGTGTACTAGCTCTTATAGCGGTTAATGGTCTCTCATGCCGCCGCTCTACTCCTCAGGAAACAAAAAAACTTGTTTTTTGGGCTGTAGACTACAAGACATCTAATTTTGAATCAACTATCAGCAAATTTGAAAAAAGCAACAAGGTGCAGGTAGAAACCAAAGAGATAAATAAGGAAGATTTAGAAAAGGAACTTTTAAACGCTTTAGCCACTCACCAAGGCCCTGATGTTATTATGATTGACAACGATTTTTTAACTGAACACCTTGAGCTTTTTTTGCCCTGCGTTAAGGAGGTCAAAAAAAATAAGGTAGAGTACTGTAGTCCTGATATCCTTAAAGACAACTATGCTTCTATTGTTCAAAGTTTAGTTTGGGATAACAAAGTCTATGGCTATCCCTATCGGGTAAGCACCCCTGTCGTATTTTACAACCGCAAACTCTTTTCTGGGGTAAGACAAGAGTTAAATATTTCTAAAATGCCTTACTGGTGGGATGATTTTATTAAAATTATCCAAGCCCTAACCAAAAAAGATAGCCAAGGAAACATCATTCAGGCAGGTGTAGCCCTGGGCACAGCTAAAAACAATCCTATTGCCCAAGATATTCTCTATTCTTTGATGCTGCAAAACGGCAGCAAAATCACCAGTTCCTCCCCCCCTCCCCTAGCTCTTTTTCATCTCCCTATTACCTTAGAAAATGGCGGTTCAGTCTACCCCGGGGTGGAAGCTTTAGAGTTTTACAGCTCCTTTTCTTATCCCAAAAACAAAAACTACAGCTTTAACCTAAATTTTAAAGAAGCATGGAAGGCTTTTGCTGAAGAAAAAGTAGCTGTTCTTATTGATTACCCTGAAAGATTAGACCAAATCAGATACCTTAATCCCCAGCTCCAAATTGGCGCTTCTCTCTTTCCCCAAATAAAAAACACAGAAAATCCAATAGTATACGGAAAAATCCATCTTTTTGGCATTATTAAAGACAGCAAAAACCCTGTTTTAGCTTGGGATCTGGCAAGACATTTGGCTTTAACTTTTAGCTCTCGTTATATACAAAAAAGCGATACCAAAGACTGGAAAAAGGCCACCTCTACTGCCTCGGTATGGAAAAATCAGGTAAACTTTGCTCGTTCTGTGTATAAAGATAAATACCCCGAAGAAATAGACCAAACCATCAGAAAAATGATAGATGACCTTGCCCAAGGAAAAATAAAGCCCAAACCGGCAATCGAAAGAGCAGCTGAAGAAATAAATCAATTAATACCCGAAAAATGA
- a CDS encoding UTP--glucose-1-phosphate uridylyltransferase, with protein sequence MKKQSSSLKKAIVPAAGYGTRFLPATKAIPKEMLPLVDKPVIQYIVEQLAEADIKTIIFITGWHKRAVEDHFDRHLELEEKLKKAQKTKELKTIKKISDLANFVFIRQKQMRGNGDAILSAEPVIKDEPFVVMWGDEIAKANPPALQQLKKWYQKLQAPLLTITKRTDKEAGFRYGFVLGKENKDYIEVKDIIEKPGYPTPSQWAVFSPYIFTPDLFTELKQIKVAPGKELVYVDGLKRLLKKGRKIYAIKVKNFNYHDCGNIVEYLKTTIDFALQRPEIKPKLLQFLKTTFNCYNKYNK encoded by the coding sequence ATGAAAAAACAATCTTCATCTCTCAAAAAAGCAATTGTACCTGCAGCCGGGTATGGAACAAGATTTCTTCCTGCTACTAAAGCCATACCTAAAGAGATGCTTCCTTTAGTAGACAAACCAGTAATCCAATACATTGTGGAACAGTTGGCTGAAGCAGATATCAAAACCATTATCTTTATCACTGGCTGGCACAAAAGAGCAGTTGAAGATCACTTTGACCGCCACTTAGAGCTAGAGGAAAAACTAAAAAAAGCTCAAAAAACAAAAGAGCTCAAAACCATTAAAAAAATTTCTGATTTGGCTAATTTTGTCTTTATTCGCCAAAAACAGATGAGAGGCAATGGAGACGCTATTCTTAGCGCTGAACCAGTAATCAAAGATGAACCCTTTGTGGTAATGTGGGGGGATGAAATTGCTAAAGCCAACCCTCCAGCCTTACAACAACTTAAAAAGTGGTACCAGAAACTCCAAGCCCCTCTTTTAACCATCACTAAACGCACTGACAAAGAAGCAGGCTTTCGTTATGGTTTTGTTTTAGGTAAAGAGAATAAAGACTATATTGAAGTAAAAGACATTATTGAAAAACCCGGATACCCAACCCCTTCTCAATGGGCAGTTTTTTCTCCCTATATCTTTACTCCTGATCTTTTCACTGAGCTTAAACAAATAAAAGTTGCCCCCGGCAAAGAACTGGTATATGTAGATGGGCTAAAAAGATTGCTAAAAAAAGGCAGAAAGATCTATGCCATAAAGGTAAAAAACTTCAACTACCACGATTGCGGCAATATTGTAGAGTATTTAAAAACTACTATTGACTTTGCTCTGCAAAGACCAGAGATAAAACCTAAACTTCTTCAGTTTCTAAAAACAACTTTTAACTGCTATAATAAATATAATAAATAA
- a CDS encoding acylphosphatase produces MAEKISLALNLKGRVQGVFFRKFLQAKAQNFNLSGIAKNEDNGSLSVVLEGEKKEIFRFLPYILSGPPLARVKKITLKHLPCKNLKGFTVE; encoded by the coding sequence ATGGCAGAGAAAATTTCCTTAGCACTCAATTTAAAAGGCAGGGTACAAGGAGTATTTTTTAGAAAGTTTCTACAAGCTAAAGCACAAAACTTTAACCTTTCAGGCATAGCTAAAAATGAAGATAATGGCTCTTTATCAGTAGTGCTGGAGGGGGAGAAAAAAGAGATTTTCCGTTTTTTACCTTATATTCTCTCAGGCCCGCCTCTAGCCCGAGTAAAGAAAATAACTTTGAAACATTTGCCTTGTAAAAATCTAAAAGGTTTTACTGTTGAATAG
- a CDS encoding Hsp20/alpha crystallin family protein, producing the protein MNDPKGLSRIFKKDNSLEELPSQDYEGQLAIDVYQTPEAVVVEAPIAGVKPEDLNITVTDDVLTIEGERKREINFKNEEFLVQECYWGSFSRSYILPVPVDSDRARASIKNGILRVILPKQDKAKTKVIRIEGSN; encoded by the coding sequence ATGAATGATCCTAAAGGTTTAAGCCGAATCTTTAAAAAAGACAACTCTTTGGAGGAGTTGCCCTCTCAGGATTACGAGGGACAATTAGCTATTGATGTCTACCAAACTCCGGAAGCAGTTGTAGTTGAAGCTCCAATTGCCGGAGTAAAGCCTGAAGATTTAAACATCACTGTTACTGACGATGTTTTAACAATTGAGGGTGAAAGAAAGCGGGAGATAAACTTTAAAAATGAAGAGTTTTTGGTTCAAGAATGCTATTGGGGCAGTTTTTCCCGATCTTATATTCTCCCAGTGCCAGTAGATAGCGACCGCGCTCGAGCCTCAATAAAAAATGGCATACTCCGCGTTATCCTCCCCAAACAAGATAAAGCTAAAACCAAAGTCATAAGAATAGAAGGTAGTAATTAA
- a CDS encoding ComF family protein produces the protein MDIVFPRFCVICKQEGGFICPKCWEKIKEEELSCPYCHKINFSGKFCSSHKRHSSFDGLIFISQFDSLAKNVVYAFKYQGLRGLAKPLGLLMAERLRRHSVFKENPVLVPVPIFITKRWQRGFNQAELLALEIAQRTGLECFPLILKIKKTISQTKLKRKERIENIKGAFELSAKSFAFRGRSFVLVDDVYTTGATFNEMAKELKKLAPLSIWGLSFARGS, from the coding sequence ATGGATATTGTTTTCCCTCGTTTTTGTGTGATTTGTAAACAGGAGGGGGGGTTTATATGTCCTAAATGTTGGGAAAAAATTAAAGAAGAGGAGCTAAGCTGTCCTTATTGCCATAAAATAAATTTTTCTGGCAAATTTTGTTCTTCGCACAAAAGACACTCTTCTTTTGATGGTTTAATTTTTATCTCTCAGTTTGATAGTTTGGCTAAAAATGTAGTTTATGCTTTTAAGTACCAGGGCTTAAGAGGTCTAGCCAAGCCTTTGGGTTTGTTGATGGCAGAAAGGTTGAGAAGGCACTCTGTTTTTAAAGAAAATCCTGTTTTAGTGCCAGTACCGATTTTTATTACTAAGCGTTGGCAAAGGGGGTTTAATCAGGCTGAGCTTTTGGCTTTAGAGATTGCTCAAAGGACTGGTCTTGAATGTTTTCCTTTAATCCTAAAGATTAAAAAGACTATTTCCCAGACAAAATTAAAACGCAAAGAAAGGATAGAGAATATTAAAGGTGCTTTTGAGCTTTCTGCAAAGAGTTTTGCTTTTAGAGGTCGTTCTTTTGTTTTGGTTGATGATGTTTATACTACAGGAGCCACTTTTAATGAGATGGCTAAAGAATTAAAAAAACTTGCACCTTTATCTATTTGGGGATTGAGCTTTGCAAGAGGCAGTTAG
- a CDS encoding tetratricopeptide repeat protein, with product MRKKEKKHILSAALVLFVGLLLVCFWFYLGKSHPASKTEQANQAVSSQDQDNGNNKKEKTAQELLEESKEAYQKKDLQLAESLVKQAESKDKNAETYNLWGNILRDLGQKEEAKAKYQQAMTLDKNFITAYLNLATLYQEEEKYDEALDVINEGLKYNPNNEELLNSKNLIEVLKLRSEK from the coding sequence ATGAGAAAAAAAGAGAAAAAACACATTCTTAGTGCCGCTTTAGTTCTCTTTGTTGGTCTTTTGTTAGTTTGTTTTTGGTTTTATTTAGGCAAAAGCCATCCTGCAAGTAAAACAGAACAGGCTAATCAGGCGGTTTCATCTCAAGATCAAGATAATGGAAATAATAAAAAGGAAAAAACAGCTCAGGAGTTGTTAGAGGAAAGCAAAGAAGCCTATCAGAAAAAAGATTTGCAACTGGCAGAGAGTTTGGTTAAGCAGGCAGAGAGTAAAGATAAAAATGCTGAAACCTATAATCTCTGGGGTAATATCTTAAGGGATTTGGGCCAAAAGGAGGAGGCTAAGGCAAAGTATCAGCAGGCAATGACTTTAGACAAAAACTTTATTACTGCTTATCTTAATTTAGCTACCCTTTATCAAGAGGAGGAAAAATATGATGAGGCTTTGGATGTTATTAATGAAGGGTTAAAGTATAATCCTAATAATGAAGAGCTTTTAAATTCCAAAAACCTTATTGAAGTTTTAAAACTAAGATCAGAAAAATGA